Proteins found in one Flavobacterium channae genomic segment:
- a CDS encoding DUF6909 family protein, protein MKDIKNISRSRAQESSAAIERLYITMRHLFNRGFYKPMGVSGETLREALLQLRPEIYGSIAEEKVELNGLLYVIERLPIGIEECRYINLTSDEGYSNSHFKAIVPPKRRRNCYRIDDEQMNVEITRGRSDIYDILTHLTFIFIESHKIKDRVLIDDEGAVSRDWQKLELAVKQTKKLSLIDREKAISHAANVLGRTFAEVQDIYDDFATAEAPDRFLHVVYWLGKLAIEEVVDNNKRTITFSPILRERLGHHIYGDIWATTIKDVLLKNDLIERPIHIISANMHSVMNSLFAEPVLGKKYKNTPEFQIFEDLSSSANKELRKKVEEFALTQGMISLPDTSGTNIDVQIFDTAKIDFKKTIFAEAKLAKEKPVIIVMDYAFGEQAFETIDELLKPYKAEKKNKIFLNVESVSIMGKAGILEGGKGDIMIPCAHVNEGTADNYPFDNELTKEMFEGNGIPVFAGPMITVLGTSLQNRDLLKFFHESTWQAIGLEMEGAYYQKAIQSASKIRKSINPDVKVRYAYYASDNPLETGSTLASGGLGTTGVKPTYLITIKILEQIFNVK, encoded by the coding sequence ATGAAGGACATTAAAAACATTTCGCGCTCGAGAGCGCAAGAGTCGTCAGCAGCTATTGAACGACTGTACATTACCATGAGACATTTATTTAACAGAGGTTTTTATAAGCCAATGGGTGTTTCAGGAGAAACTTTACGCGAAGCATTATTACAGCTTCGACCAGAAATTTACGGTTCTATTGCCGAAGAAAAAGTAGAATTAAACGGACTTTTATACGTAATTGAACGTCTACCAATTGGAATTGAAGAATGCCGTTACATCAATTTAACTTCTGATGAAGGTTATTCGAATTCACACTTTAAAGCGATTGTTCCACCAAAAAGAAGAAGGAATTGTTACCGTATCGATGACGAACAAATGAATGTGGAAATCACACGCGGACGTTCGGACATTTACGATATTTTAACGCATTTGACTTTCATCTTTATTGAATCGCACAAAATTAAAGATAGAGTTTTAATTGACGATGAAGGAGCAGTTTCTCGCGATTGGCAAAAATTAGAATTAGCCGTAAAACAAACTAAAAAATTAAGCTTGATTGACCGTGAAAAAGCGATTTCTCACGCCGCTAATGTTTTAGGAAGAACTTTTGCCGAAGTACAAGATATTTACGACGATTTCGCTACAGCAGAAGCGCCAGACAGATTCTTACACGTAGTGTATTGGTTAGGAAAATTAGCTATCGAAGAAGTAGTCGATAATAACAAAAGAACGATTACATTTAGTCCAATTTTGAGAGAAAGATTAGGTCACCACATTTATGGTGATATTTGGGCTACTACAATTAAAGATGTTTTACTTAAAAATGATTTAATTGAAAGACCTATTCACATTATTAGTGCGAATATGCACAGTGTGATGAATTCTTTATTTGCAGAACCTGTTTTAGGAAAAAAATATAAAAACACACCTGAATTTCAGATATTTGAAGATTTAAGTAGTTCGGCAAACAAAGAGTTGCGCAAGAAAGTAGAAGAATTTGCGTTAACTCAAGGAATGATTTCATTACCGGATACATCAGGAACTAATATCGATGTTCAAATTTTTGATACGGCTAAAATTGATTTCAAGAAAACCATTTTTGCTGAAGCGAAGTTAGCCAAAGAAAAACCGGTTATTATTGTAATGGATTACGCTTTTGGTGAGCAAGCTTTTGAAACGATTGACGAATTATTGAAACCTTATAAAGCGGAAAAGAAAAATAAAATTTTCTTAAATGTTGAATCGGTTTCGATTATGGGTAAAGCTGGAATTTTAGAAGGTGGAAAAGGTGATATTATGATTCCATGCGCTCATGTGAACGAAGGAACTGCTGATAATTACCCGTTTGATAATGAGTTAACCAAAGAAATGTTTGAGGGCAATGGAATTCCGGTTTTTGCTGGACCAATGATTACGGTTTTAGGAACATCACTTCAAAACAGAGATTTGTTGAAGTTTTTCCACGAATCTACTTGGCAAGCAATTGGTTTAGAAATGGAAGGTGCATATTATCAAAAAGCGATTCAATCGGCTTCAAAAATTAGAAAAAGTATCAATCCAGATGTTAAAGTTAGATACGCTTATTATGCTTCTGATAACCCATTAGAAACAGGAAGTACATTAGCATCAGGAGGATTAGGAACTACTGGAGTAAAACCAACGTATTTAATTACGATTAAAATATTAGAACAAATCTTTAACGTAAAATAA
- a CDS encoding carboxypeptidase-like regulatory domain-containing protein yields the protein MKEKRLIWIFLIVSQFAFSQIRGVVKDSISGEPIPFVNIWVENETVGTTSEADGTFFLEASKQKNIVISVLGYERKTLKGIEISEVFLKPTTYDLREVVILNKKQTKKVEIGNIENAIFQSFDNGPKIEAKFFPYQSSYSKTKFIKEVTIFTDSRIDNATIKLHFYSVDENGFPGQELLTKDYVVTLKKGVIKHRFTISDFDLVFPEKGMFVAYEKLLIESNKTGTKYQPYVLYNYVDRDFFYTYAYGKWSKQSGENSEKISVYEPSINLVLSN from the coding sequence ATGAAAGAGAAAAGACTGATTTGGATTTTTTTGATTGTTTCCCAATTTGCGTTTTCACAAATTCGTGGCGTGGTTAAAGACAGTATTTCGGGTGAACCCATTCCTTTTGTAAATATTTGGGTGGAGAATGAAACGGTTGGAACTACTTCGGAAGCGGACGGAACGTTTTTCTTAGAAGCTTCAAAACAAAAAAACATTGTGATTTCGGTTTTAGGATATGAAAGAAAAACGTTGAAAGGAATTGAAATTTCGGAAGTTTTTTTGAAACCTACTACTTATGATTTAAGAGAAGTGGTAATCCTTAATAAAAAGCAAACTAAAAAAGTTGAAATCGGTAATATAGAAAACGCTATTTTTCAATCGTTTGATAACGGACCAAAAATAGAAGCAAAGTTTTTTCCTTATCAATCTTCGTATAGCAAAACAAAGTTTATAAAAGAAGTTACCATTTTTACCGATAGCAGAATAGACAACGCCACCATTAAACTTCACTTTTACAGCGTAGATGAAAATGGATTTCCAGGCCAAGAATTGTTAACAAAAGATTACGTTGTTACTTTGAAAAAAGGAGTAATTAAACACCGTTTTACTATTTCAGATTTCGATTTGGTTTTCCCAGAAAAAGGAATGTTTGTTGCGTATGAAAAATTGCTAATCGAAAGTAATAAAACGGGCACTAAATATCAACCTTATGTGCTTTACAATTATGTAGATAGAGATTTCTTTTATACGTACGCTTACGGAAAATGGAGTAAGCAATCAGGCGAAAATTCAGAGAAAATCAGTGTTTATGAACCCTCAATAAACTTGGTTTTATCGAACTAA
- the rfbB gene encoding dTDP-glucose 4,6-dehydratase: MKNILVTGGAGFIGANFVPYFIENNPDYHLVNLDLLTYAGNLDNVKEVENHPRYTFVQGDICDRNFIEALFQKYQFHDVIHFAAESHVDNSISGPEAFIKTNVLGTFNLLDTARKLWMSAPNQYNVGFETSRFHHVSTDEVYGTLGETGLFEETTPYAPNSPYSASKAGSDMIVRSYFHTYGMNVVTTNCSNNYGPKQHDEKLIPTIIRKAIQGENIPIYGDGKNVRDWLFVLDHCKGIELAFKTGKAGETYNIGGRNERNNLYIVDTVCTILNEIQPKSEGRYQDQITFVKDRPGHDLRYAIDASKIENELGWKADENFESGIKKTVEWYLQKYNN; encoded by the coding sequence ATGAAAAACATCTTAGTTACTGGCGGTGCCGGATTCATCGGCGCTAATTTTGTTCCCTATTTTATCGAAAATAATCCAGATTATCATTTAGTAAATTTGGATTTACTTACTTATGCTGGGAATCTTGACAATGTAAAAGAAGTAGAAAATCACCCAAGATATACTTTTGTGCAAGGAGATATTTGTGATCGAAATTTTATTGAAGCATTATTTCAAAAATACCAATTTCACGATGTGATTCACTTTGCAGCAGAAAGTCATGTAGATAATTCAATTTCTGGTCCAGAAGCCTTTATTAAAACCAATGTTTTAGGTACATTTAATTTATTAGATACCGCAAGAAAGCTTTGGATGTCGGCACCTAATCAATATAATGTTGGATTTGAAACTTCACGTTTTCACCATGTTTCTACTGATGAGGTTTATGGAACTTTAGGCGAAACTGGTTTGTTTGAAGAAACGACTCCTTATGCTCCAAATAGCCCATATTCAGCCTCAAAAGCAGGTTCCGATATGATTGTGAGAAGTTATTTTCATACGTATGGAATGAATGTGGTAACGACCAATTGTTCTAATAATTACGGACCAAAACAACATGATGAAAAGTTAATTCCAACTATCATTCGTAAAGCAATACAAGGAGAAAATATTCCAATTTATGGCGATGGTAAAAATGTTCGTGATTGGTTATTTGTATTAGATCATTGTAAAGGAATTGAATTGGCTTTTAAAACTGGAAAAGCTGGAGAAACATATAATATTGGAGGTAGAAACGAACGCAATAATTTATATATTGTTGATACTGTTTGTACTATTTTGAATGAAATTCAACCAAAATCGGAAGGAAGATATCAAGACCAAATTACTTTTGTAAAAGATAGACCTGGACACGATTTGCGTTATGCAATTGATGCTTCTAAAATCGAAAATGAATTGGGCTGGAAAGCAGATGAAAATTTTGAATCGGGTATAAAAAAGACTGTTGAATGGTATTTACAAAAATATAATAACTAA
- a CDS encoding murein hydrolase activator EnvC family protein: MANKRLKRQLLLRKLFNKRRLVILNEDTFEETFSLKLNLMNVFVVATVGAILIIFVTTYIIAFTPLREYIPGYASTKLKQEALEMAIKSDSLEKSVKINNAYIASIKKVLTGDLEYAKLNKDSIKALDAAELDLSELAPTEKEKELREQVIKEDKYNVFESSKPKVSFVLFPPAQGSILQKYNAGNKHLAVTIALTNNTPIKAVAAGTIIFSDWTPSSGYVVIVRHKDDILSVYKNAASVTKKQGNTVKSGEVIALAGNANTVQNSGATLHFELWKDGFPIDPTQFINFN, translated from the coding sequence ATGGCTAATAAAAGGCTAAAAAGACAACTTTTATTAAGAAAATTATTCAACAAGAGAAGGTTAGTTATTCTTAACGAAGATACTTTTGAAGAAACTTTTTCATTAAAATTAAATTTAATGAATGTCTTTGTAGTGGCAACGGTTGGCGCTATTTTAATCATTTTTGTTACTACTTATATTATTGCTTTCACGCCTTTGCGCGAATATATTCCAGGTTATGCCTCTACTAAATTGAAACAAGAAGCCTTGGAAATGGCGATAAAATCTGATTCTCTTGAAAAATCGGTGAAAATCAATAACGCTTATATTGCTTCCATAAAAAAAGTGCTTACGGGCGATTTAGAATATGCGAAGTTGAACAAAGATTCGATAAAAGCTCTAGATGCTGCAGAATTGGATTTATCAGAACTTGCTCCAACTGAAAAAGAAAAAGAACTTCGAGAACAAGTTATAAAAGAAGATAAATACAACGTTTTTGAATCTTCAAAACCTAAAGTAAGTTTTGTACTTTTTCCGCCGGCTCAAGGAAGTATTTTGCAAAAATACAATGCAGGAAATAAACATTTAGCGGTTACGATTGCTCTTACGAATAATACACCAATCAAAGCCGTAGCAGCCGGAACCATCATTTTTTCCGATTGGACACCAAGTTCGGGTTATGTGGTGATTGTGCGTCATAAAGATGATATTTTATCGGTGTATAAAAATGCGGCTTCGGTAACTAAAAAGCAAGGAAATACGGTGAAATCAGGAGAAGTTATCGCTCTTGCTGGAAACGCAAATACGGTTCAAAATTCAGGTGCAACCTTACATTTTGAATTATGGAAAGACGGTTTCCCAATTGATCCAACGCAATTTATCAATTTCAATTAA
- a CDS encoding Tex family protein, translating into MTNIQFIQNQTNIAPKSIEATIKLLSEDCTIPFISRYRKDQTGNLDEVQIEAISKLNKQFDEIIKRKESILKSIEEQNALSPELKSKIENSFDLQELEDFYLPYKKKKKTKADVARENGLEPLAKIIISQKNDDIEFLASKYLNANFKNEDEVLQGARDIIAEWINENIFIRKNLRRMFQRKAEITTKVVKTKKDDEAAQKFSQYFDWSEPISKAPSHRLLAMLRAEAEGFVKLNVAIEKEEALDFIEENIIKNKNSDATEHLELAIKDSYKRLLEPAISNETLQEAKAKADIKAIDVFSENLRQLLLAPPLGEKRILAIDPGYRTGCKVVCLDEKGDLLNNETIYPHAPQNDTAMAMKKIRSMVNAYNIEAISIGNGTASRETEFFIKKIAFDKPVQVFVVSEAGASVYSASKIAREEFPNYDVTVRGSVSIGRRLSDPLAELVKIDPKSIGVGQYQHDVDQAKLQSALDSTVMSCVNAVGININTASKSLLSYVSGIGEKMAENIVAYRSENGPFEDRKQLKKVPRLGEKAYQQAAAFIRIRDGKNPLDNSAVHPEAYPIVEKMAKDLGIKTNELIANKEKIAQIKPENYITTEIGILTLKDILKELEKPGLDPRKAAKIFEFDPNVRSISDLKTGMILPGIVNNITAFGCFVDLGIKESGLVHISQLKEGYVSDVNEVVKMHQHVQVKVVEVDEARKRIQLTMIL; encoded by the coding sequence ATGACCAACATTCAATTCATTCAAAACCAAACCAACATTGCTCCAAAAAGCATTGAAGCTACCATAAAATTACTTTCAGAAGATTGTACGATTCCGTTTATTTCGCGTTACAGAAAAGATCAAACCGGAAATTTAGATGAGGTGCAAATCGAAGCAATTTCGAAATTAAACAAGCAATTTGATGAAATCATCAAGCGAAAAGAAAGTATTTTAAAATCGATTGAAGAGCAAAATGCACTTTCGCCTGAATTGAAATCCAAAATTGAAAACAGTTTTGATTTACAAGAATTGGAAGATTTCTATTTGCCTTACAAAAAGAAGAAAAAAACCAAAGCCGATGTCGCTCGTGAAAACGGATTAGAACCTTTGGCAAAAATTATCATAAGTCAAAAAAATGATGATATTGAGTTTTTAGCCTCAAAATATTTGAATGCCAATTTTAAAAACGAAGACGAAGTCTTACAAGGCGCTCGCGATATCATTGCCGAATGGATTAACGAAAACATCTTTATTCGTAAAAATTTACGTAGAATGTTCCAACGAAAAGCTGAAATCACCACGAAGGTTGTAAAAACTAAAAAAGACGACGAAGCAGCTCAAAAATTCTCCCAATATTTCGATTGGTCAGAACCTATTTCCAAAGCACCATCGCATCGTTTATTAGCTATGTTACGTGCTGAAGCGGAAGGTTTTGTTAAATTAAATGTTGCCATCGAAAAAGAAGAAGCGCTAGATTTTATCGAAGAAAATATCATTAAAAATAAAAATTCGGATGCAACCGAACATTTAGAATTAGCGATAAAAGACAGTTACAAACGTTTGTTGGAACCAGCTATTTCAAACGAAACTTTACAAGAAGCAAAAGCAAAAGCCGACATAAAAGCGATTGATGTGTTTTCCGAAAATTTACGTCAGTTATTGTTAGCTCCACCATTAGGAGAAAAACGAATTTTAGCCATTGACCCAGGATATAGAACCGGTTGTAAAGTCGTGTGTTTGGATGAAAAAGGTGATTTGTTAAACAACGAAACTATTTATCCACATGCACCACAAAACGATACCGCTATGGCGATGAAAAAAATCCGTTCGATGGTGAATGCCTACAATATTGAAGCGATTTCTATCGGAAACGGAACAGCTTCTCGTGAAACTGAATTTTTCATTAAAAAAATCGCTTTTGATAAACCTGTTCAAGTATTTGTAGTTTCGGAAGCGGGAGCATCGGTATATTCTGCGAGTAAAATTGCGAGAGAAGAATTTCCAAATTACGACGTAACGGTTCGTGGTTCGGTTTCTATTGGTAGACGACTTTCAGATCCATTAGCAGAATTGGTAAAAATTGATCCGAAATCTATTGGTGTTGGACAATACCAGCACGATGTGGATCAAGCTAAATTGCAATCAGCATTAGATAGCACAGTAATGAGTTGTGTGAATGCTGTTGGGATTAACATCAATACGGCTAGTAAATCGTTGTTAAGTTATGTATCAGGAATTGGTGAAAAAATGGCGGAAAATATTGTAGCATATCGTTCAGAAAACGGACCATTTGAAGATAGAAAGCAATTGAAAAAAGTACCACGTTTAGGAGAAAAAGCGTACCAACAAGCCGCAGCTTTTATTAGAATTCGCGATGGGAAAAACCCGTTGGATAATTCGGCTGTGCATCCAGAAGCGTATCCTATTGTGGAAAAAATGGCAAAAGATTTAGGCATCAAAACCAATGAATTAATCGCTAATAAAGAAAAAATCGCTCAAATAAAACCTGAAAATTATATCACAACTGAAATAGGGATTTTAACTTTAAAAGATATTCTAAAAGAGTTAGAAAAACCAGGTTTAGATCCAAGAAAAGCAGCAAAAATTTTCGAATTCGACCCGAATGTTCGCTCTATTTCTGATTTAAAAACCGGCATGATTTTACCTGGAATTGTTAATAACATTACTGCTTTTGGTTGTTTTGTAGATTTAGGAATCAAAGAAAGCGGTTTGGTGCACATTTCCCAATTAAAAGAAGGCTATGTTTCTGATGTAAACGAAGTAGTAAAAATGCATCAACACGTGCAAGTAAAAGTCGTTGAGGTGGACGAAGCGAGAAAACGCATTCAGTTGACGATGATTTTGTAA
- a CDS encoding GH3 auxin-responsive promoter family protein: protein MSVKAFAAKLFAKRIHVKTQKWVTNPIETQQKVFQDLIKEATQTQFGKDHDFGSIKSHSDFTLKVPVRDYEGLKHYVDKVVKGEENVLWKGKPLYFAKTSGTTSGAKYIPLTNESMPFHIQAARNAILSYINETGKADFVSGKMIFLQGSPILEEKNGIKLGRLSGIVAHFVPKYLQKNRMPSWETNCIEDWETKVNAIVEETIKENMTVISGIPSWVQMYFEKLKEKANKPVGEIFKNFNLFIYGGVNYEPYRAKFENLIGRKVDSIELFPASEGFFAYQDSQKEKGMLLLLNSGIFYEFIKADEFFTENPKRYTIGEVELGLNYVLIISTNAGLWAYNIGDTIQFTSLKPYRVIVSGRIKHYISAFGEHVIGKEVESALKEAMEGTDIRVNEFTVAPQITPTEGLPYHEWFIEFENEPTNLEDFALKIDAAMRKQNVYYDDLIVGNVLRTLVITSVPKNGFQEYMKSIGKLGGQNKLPRLSNDRKIAQFFEIKE from the coding sequence ATGTCAGTAAAAGCTTTTGCGGCCAAGTTATTTGCCAAAAGAATTCACGTAAAAACTCAAAAATGGGTAACTAATCCAATTGAAACCCAACAAAAAGTGTTTCAAGATTTAATCAAAGAAGCGACTCAAACTCAATTTGGAAAAGACCACGATTTTGGTTCGATAAAAAGTCATTCAGATTTTACTCTAAAAGTGCCTGTTCGCGATTACGAAGGTTTGAAACATTATGTGGATAAAGTTGTAAAAGGCGAAGAAAATGTACTTTGGAAAGGCAAGCCTTTATATTTTGCTAAAACTTCCGGAACTACTTCGGGTGCCAAATATATTCCACTTACTAATGAATCAATGCCGTTTCATATTCAAGCCGCTCGAAATGCGATTTTGAGTTACATTAATGAAACAGGAAAAGCAGATTTCGTTTCTGGAAAAATGATTTTCTTGCAAGGAAGTCCCATTTTAGAAGAGAAAAACGGAATCAAACTAGGAAGATTATCAGGAATTGTAGCGCATTTTGTTCCGAAATATTTACAAAAAAATCGCATGCCAAGTTGGGAAACCAATTGCATTGAAGATTGGGAAACCAAAGTTAATGCGATTGTAGAAGAAACCATCAAGGAAAATATGACGGTGATTTCAGGAATTCCGTCTTGGGTACAAATGTATTTTGAGAAATTGAAGGAAAAAGCCAATAAACCTGTTGGCGAAATCTTCAAAAACTTTAATTTGTTTATTTACGGAGGAGTAAATTACGAACCTTATAGAGCGAAATTCGAAAATTTAATAGGAAGAAAAGTAGATTCAATTGAATTGTTTCCAGCTTCCGAAGGCTTTTTTGCGTACCAAGATTCTCAAAAGGAAAAAGGGATGTTGCTATTATTGAATTCCGGAATTTTCTACGAATTCATTAAAGCTGACGAATTTTTCACCGAAAATCCAAAACGTTATACCATTGGTGAAGTAGAATTAGGACTCAATTACGTTTTAATAATTTCAACAAATGCTGGACTTTGGGCGTACAATATTGGCGATACAATTCAGTTTACGAGTTTAAAACCGTATCGAGTTATCGTTTCAGGAAGAATCAAGCATTATATCTCTGCTTTTGGCGAACACGTTATTGGAAAAGAAGTGGAATCGGCACTAAAAGAGGCGATGGAAGGAACGGATATTCGTGTAAACGAATTCACAGTCGCGCCACAAATAACTCCAACCGAAGGTTTACCATATCACGAATGGTTCATTGAATTTGAAAATGAACCAACCAATTTAGAAGATTTTGCTTTAAAAATCGATGCTGCCATGCGCAAACAAAATGTGTATTACGACGATTTGATTGTTGGAAATGTGTTGCGAACCTTAGTCATCACAAGTGTTCCAAAAAATGGTTTCCAAGAATACATGAAATCCATTGGAAAATTAGGTGGACAAAATAAATTACCAAGATTAAGTAACGATAGAAAAATTGCTCAGTTTTTTGAGATAAAAGAATAA
- a CDS encoding Sec-independent protein translocase subunit TatA/TatB: MNALTIFLGVVGIPQIILIAVIVLLLFGGKKIPELMKGIGTGIKEFKKAANDDQPANSKKEEETKE; the protein is encoded by the coding sequence ATGAATGCACTAACTATATTTTTAGGTGTTGTTGGAATTCCACAAATTATTTTAATTGCAGTGATTGTTTTGTTGCTTTTTGGTGGTAAAAAAATTCCAGAATTAATGAAAGGAATTGGAACTGGTATCAAAGAGTTCAAAAAAGCAGCCAATGACGACCAACCTGCTAATTCTAAAAAAGAGGAAGAAACTAAAGAATAA